Within the Methanomicrobium sp. W14 genome, the region TGACTACTGCCGGGATTGCCGTCGCAACTGCTGCGATGGTTGCAGCAAAGGCTAATATCAGCACCCCGAAGTGCACTGCAAGACGCATCCCGGTCATCCGGAATGTGATGAACCCGGTGGTGATGCCGCTCAGAAGTACTGCAAGGGCAATAACAAGGTATGTGTATTCCATTTTTTTCACCTCAGAAATTTACCACCGCGTTGGCGGGGTTACTTATAAGGTCGATATAAGTTGCTGCACCGGCTATTGTCATGCCGGAAACGAGATTGGTCTCGTTTATACCCCGGAACTGTGCAGAAAGCTCACAGACGTAGATTTTTGCACCCGCTTTGATGACCTCGTCCATAAGACTGTCGAGCCTGTCAAATGCGGGGTGCTTTACACCTGCCGCAGCTCCCTGTCTTGCCATGCTGGCCCCGTCCATGAGCAGAAAGATTGTAACCGTCTTTCCCATAGAAAGCGCCACCTTCGAGAAGAGGAAGGTTGCATAAGCCCTTTCGGCGTTGCTTATTCCGTTGCTCTGGACGATTACGACGGATTTGCGGCTTCCTGAAAGAACAGTCTTATCTTCCGATGCCGAAACTTCGGCCTTTTCGGCGATGAGGTAGCTTTGTTCTCCCTTCTCTCCCTTCTCTATGACACGTGAGCCTTTGGCCGTTACTGCACGGGCGATGTCTTCCAGTGTGGATTTGCTTGAACACTTCACCTTAAGCCGTTCTCCTGTCTGGAGTGAGTCAAGGATGTTTCCTACGGTAATGGCGGGGCCGGGGCAGGTGTCGCCTGTTACATCTACCTCCTGCATCACGATTTCACGCGGACTCATCCTCACTTCGATGTCGTCGCCGTTTTTTCCTGTCTCAAGGGTATATCCGAACTTTGCTGCAACCTTGTCCATACCCTCCTCGGCACCGGGACTGACGAGGAATATGACTTCTTCATCTGGCCCTGCGGAATGCCTGATGACGTTTTCTGCAAGTATGCAGGAGTTCGGTGATTTTATCCCCCGTGCAGGGATTGTCTTAACCATGATTTACCCCCACTTTTCTGCGAAGAGTTTTAGTGCTTCAACTATTCCCGGCAGTTCTTTTGGTGGTATGCCGAGGATTACCTCGTCTTCCGCGATACCCGAGTTTTTGCGTGACCCGTTGCACCCGAGAGTCATATTTAAAACGCCGCGCTGCTTTACGGCCACGACCGCATCAGCACAAACCGACTGGATCCCGGAATAATCACTCGATACTCTGCCGCCTGTGGCATACAGGTAGGCCTGGCTTAGCCTGAGAGCCTGTCTTGGTGTTGCAACTATTACTACGACGTCGGGCTCAAACTCTGCCGATTCAAGCGGAGAGTATATGGATGCGTAGGACTTTGTTGTGCATTTAGGGATTGCCGACACAGTCTCGAGTGCTCCTTCGGCGGTTTTGAAGTTGCCCAGGGTATGATACATTTTGCCGTTTGCAACTGATTCT harbors:
- a CDS encoding DUF5400 family protein, whose translation is MEYTYLVIALAVLLSGITTGFITFRMTGMRLAVHFGVLILAFAATIAAVATAIPAVVIAAAVLQVLTTITAYTQIWPTLKYSIQTAPAYAPHLALVTMLPVLAIAAVAL
- a CDS encoding DsrE family protein — translated: MVKTIPARGIKSPNSCILAENVIRHSAGPDEEVIFLVSPGAEEGMDKVAAKFGYTLETGKNGDDIEVRMSPREIVMQEVDVTGDTCPGPAITVGNILDSLQTGERLKVKCSSKSTLEDIARAVTAKGSRVIEKGEKGEQSYLIAEKAEVSASEDKTVLSGSRKSVVIVQSNGISNAERAYATFLFSKVALSMGKTVTIFLLMDGASMARQGAAAGVKHPAFDRLDSLMDEVIKAGAKIYVCELSAQFRGINETNLVSGMTIAGAATYIDLISNPANAVVNF
- a CDS encoding DUF169 domain-containing protein — its product is MSYEKTGKELKEILGLKGSPVAVKIAETEADIPSGYQKIQERSRHCQFVQDSRLKGMKGYATRSEHLCKGGAGVMGIEKLPESVANGKMYHTLGNFKTAEGALETVSAIPKCTTKSYASIYSPLESAEFEPDVVVIVATPRQALRLSQAYLYATGGRVSSDYSGIQSVCADAVVAVKQRGVLNMTLGCNGSRKNSGIAEDEVILGIPPKELPGIVEALKLFAEKWG